A stretch of the Paenibacillus dendritiformis genome encodes the following:
- a CDS encoding ABC transporter ATP-binding protein translates to MLRLKLPEKPGMAAADRAGGRAAAGDPSKKKPRAKDWSGTLLRIWRYMSGHTGLLALIFLMVLLTSGLGLLGPFLVGYAIDYHIKTQEGGNFLLLLVLLGVVYLLYSAALFLQNYWMIGVAQKAVYAMRSDLFGKLHTLPVEFYTKRQYGELMSRITNDIDNVSQTLNSSFIQLSSSILTFVGMLTLMLWLSPLLTLITLTIVPLMFLGMKWITRRTGRFFKEQQRNLGEMNGFIEETFSGQKIVKSFSQEQKVIQEFAEKSERLKASGYWAQTYSGFIPKLMNVLNNMSFAIIAGAGGLLALHGLISIGVIVTFSEYARQFTRPLNDLANQFNTFLSAIAGAERVFEVLEEREEGQDEQDAIRLERVRGEIEFVDVSFAYEKDGRTLRDVSFRAEPGQTVALVGPTGAGKTTITQLLSRFYDYDSGQIYLDGVELSDIDRKNLRSHMGFVLQDSFLFQGTIRDNIRYGRLDATDEEVEQAARLANAHSFIRKLPQGYETELSQDGSGISQGQKQLLSIARAVLADPAILILDEATSSIDTITEMKIQDALYRLMEGRTSIVIAHRLNTIQQADCILVLEDGRIIEQGSHESLLRQQGFYHGLVQSQFRRQSG, encoded by the coding sequence ATGCTGAGACTGAAGCTGCCGGAGAAGCCCGGCATGGCCGCTGCGGACCGGGCGGGAGGCAGAGCGGCAGCCGGCGATCCTTCGAAGAAGAAGCCGCGGGCCAAGGACTGGTCAGGCACCCTGCTGCGCATATGGCGTTACATGTCCGGCCACACAGGACTGCTGGCCCTTATTTTCCTTATGGTATTGCTGACGTCGGGGCTTGGCTTGCTCGGTCCCTTCCTGGTCGGGTATGCGATCGACTATCATATCAAGACGCAGGAAGGCGGCAACTTTCTGCTGCTCCTCGTCCTGCTCGGCGTCGTGTACCTGCTGTATTCGGCCGCGCTCTTCCTGCAGAACTACTGGATGATCGGCGTCGCCCAGAAGGCGGTCTATGCGATGCGCTCCGACCTGTTCGGGAAGCTCCACACGCTGCCGGTGGAGTTCTATACGAAGCGGCAGTATGGCGAGCTGATGAGCCGGATTACGAACGATATCGACAATGTGAGCCAGACGCTGAACAGCTCGTTCATTCAGCTGTCCTCCAGCATTCTGACCTTTGTCGGCATGCTGACCTTGATGCTGTGGCTGAGCCCGCTGCTGACGCTGATCACGTTGACGATCGTGCCGCTTATGTTTCTCGGCATGAAATGGATTACGCGACGGACCGGACGGTTTTTCAAGGAGCAGCAGCGCAATCTCGGGGAGATGAACGGGTTCATCGAGGAAACGTTCTCGGGGCAGAAGATCGTGAAGAGCTTCTCGCAGGAGCAGAAGGTCATTCAAGAGTTCGCCGAGAAGAGCGAACGGTTGAAGGCTTCCGGGTATTGGGCCCAGACGTATTCAGGCTTCATTCCGAAGCTGATGAACGTGCTGAACAATATGAGCTTCGCCATCATCGCGGGAGCGGGCGGCCTGTTGGCGCTCCATGGGCTCATCTCGATCGGGGTCATCGTGACCTTCTCCGAGTACGCGCGGCAATTCACCCGGCCGCTGAACGATCTGGCGAACCAGTTCAATACCTTCCTGTCCGCGATTGCCGGGGCGGAGCGGGTCTTTGAAGTGCTGGAGGAGCGCGAGGAGGGGCAGGATGAGCAGGATGCGATCCGGCTGGAGCGGGTGCGCGGCGAGATCGAGTTCGTGGATGTCTCGTTCGCCTACGAGAAGGACGGGCGCACCTTGAGGGACGTCTCCTTCCGGGCGGAGCCCGGCCAGACAGTTGCTCTGGTCGGGCCGACCGGAGCGGGCAAGACGACGATTACCCAACTGCTCAGCCGCTTCTATGACTATGACAGCGGCCAGATCTATCTCGACGGCGTCGAGCTGTCCGACATAGACCGCAAAAATCTGCGCAGCCATATGGGCTTCGTGCTGCAGGATTCCTTCCTGTTCCAGGGCACCATTCGCGACAATATCCGCTATGGCCGATTGGACGCCACCGACGAGGAGGTCGAGCAGGCCGCGCGGCTGGCGAACGCCCATTCATTTATCAGGAAGCTGCCGCAGGGGTACGAGACGGAGCTGAGCCAGGACGGCAGCGGCATCAGCCAGGGCCAGAAGCAGCTGCTGTCGATCGCGCGGGCGGTGCTGGCGGATCCGGCCATTCTCATCTTGGACGAAGCGACCAGCAGCATCGACACGATTACGGAGATGAAGATACAGGACGCGCTGTACCGGCTGATGGAGGGGCGAACGAGCATCGTTATCGCGCACCGCCTCAATACGATTCAGCAGGCGGATTGCATCCTCGTGCTGGAGGACGGGCGCATCATCGAGCAGGGAAGCCACGAGTCGCTGCTGCGGCAGCAGGGCTTCTATCACGGCTTGGTGCAGAGCCAGTTCCGGCGGCAATCGGGATAA
- a CDS encoding ABC transporter ATP-binding protein: MRKILSFLRPYRGPMSFALALMLVELIVDLWLPLLMARIINEGIVAHHLPAVMKWGGLMVGLALFGFVCGIVNSYYAAHVSQNFGYDIRKHLFEKIQSFSFSNFSRFPTATLITRVTSDVTTMQNVVFMGLRIMMRAPLMMIGGLVMALLVNFRLALILAVVTPVLFILLVWLMNKAFLLFRSVQDRLDRVNGVLRENLFGMRLIKAFVRDKHEVERFEEANGRLMDRTVAALRLIEFTVPILLLLMNGSILFVLWYGGLGVQSGSTDLGEVVAIVNYTTRITGALSMVSMIMMNLSRAKASAQRIADVLQSEVDVTDAADADPDAAVSEGRVEFQNVTFRYPDTEAPVLQDVSFTVRSGETIAIMGATGSGKSSLFQLIPRLYDVSEGRVLLDGMDVRRMTMEQLRRHIGYVPQEVMLFSGTVKDNIRWGKQDASDDEVMEAAQRAQIHDTIMKLPRQYDTMLGQKGINLSGGQKQRLSIARALTRKPKLLLLDDSTSALDVKTEARLLEALGAYPCTTLIITQKISTALQADAVILIDDGRILDQGSHDELMRRSELYRRIVQSQFERGEGVPC, translated from the coding sequence ATGAGAAAAATACTATCATTTCTGCGGCCCTATCGGGGGCCGATGAGCTTCGCGCTTGCGCTCATGCTGGTGGAGCTGATCGTGGATCTGTGGCTCCCGCTGCTCATGGCTCGAATTATTAATGAAGGGATTGTCGCCCATCATCTTCCCGCGGTTATGAAGTGGGGAGGACTGATGGTCGGCTTGGCGTTGTTCGGCTTCGTATGCGGCATCGTCAACTCGTACTATGCGGCGCATGTCAGCCAGAACTTCGGCTATGATATCCGGAAGCACCTGTTCGAGAAAATTCAGTCCTTCTCGTTTTCCAATTTCAGCCGCTTCCCGACGGCGACGCTGATTACGCGGGTGACGTCGGACGTGACGACGATGCAGAATGTCGTGTTCATGGGATTGCGCATCATGATGAGGGCGCCGCTAATGATGATTGGCGGCCTCGTGATGGCGCTTCTGGTCAACTTCAGGCTGGCGCTGATTCTGGCCGTCGTCACGCCGGTGCTGTTCATCTTGCTCGTCTGGCTGATGAATAAGGCGTTCCTCCTGTTCCGCTCGGTGCAGGATCGCCTGGACCGGGTGAATGGGGTGCTGCGCGAGAACCTGTTCGGCATGCGGCTCATCAAGGCGTTCGTTCGCGACAAGCATGAAGTCGAACGGTTCGAGGAGGCGAACGGGCGGCTGATGGATCGGACGGTCGCCGCGCTGCGCCTGATTGAGTTTACGGTTCCGATCCTCCTGCTGCTGATGAACGGAAGCATCCTGTTCGTGCTGTGGTATGGCGGGCTGGGCGTGCAGAGCGGCAGCACTGACCTCGGCGAAGTCGTGGCCATCGTCAATTATACGACGCGGATTACGGGAGCGCTGTCGATGGTCTCCATGATTATGATGAATCTGTCGCGCGCCAAAGCGTCCGCCCAGCGGATAGCCGATGTGCTGCAGAGCGAGGTCGACGTGACGGATGCGGCCGATGCCGATCCGGATGCGGCGGTAAGCGAAGGCCGCGTGGAATTCCAGAACGTCACTTTCCGCTATCCGGACACCGAGGCACCTGTGCTGCAGGACGTGTCGTTCACGGTACGCTCGGGCGAGACGATAGCGATCATGGGAGCGACCGGCTCCGGGAAATCATCCCTGTTCCAGCTGATTCCCCGGCTGTACGATGTCAGCGAGGGACGCGTCCTGCTGGACGGAATGGACGTCCGCCGCATGACGATGGAGCAACTCCGCCGCCACATCGGTTATGTGCCGCAGGAGGTCATGCTGTTCAGCGGCACGGTGAAGGACAATATCCGCTGGGGCAAGCAGGATGCCTCCGATGACGAGGTCATGGAGGCGGCACAGCGCGCCCAGATTCATGACACGATTATGAAGCTTCCCCGCCAATATGACACGATGCTCGGGCAGAAGGGGATCAATCTCTCCGGTGGACAGAAGCAGCGGCTGTCGATTGCCCGGGCGCTAACACGGAAGCCGAAGCTGCTCCTGCTGGATGACAGCACGAGCGCGCTGGATGTGAAGACCGAGGCGCGGCTGCTGGAGGCATTGGGGGCTTATCCTTGCACGACATTGATTATTACGCAGAAAATCAGCACCGCTCTCCAGGCGGATGCCGTTATTCTCATCGATGACGGACGCATTTTGGATCAGGGAAGCCATGACGAGCTGATGCGCCGCAGCGAGCTGTATCGGCGCATCGTGCAGTCTCAGTTCGAGCGAGGGGAGGGGGTTCCATGCTGA